CTCGGCCTCCGACGCCTTGTCCGCGTCCGTCACCAGGTCGATGCCGCCCTTGAACTCGATGGTGCGCGCCCCGGAGAAGCGCTCGGCGAGGACGCGGCCTGCGCGCTGCGCAGCCTCCTCGGCGCTGCGGCGCAACGTGTTCAGCATCGAGGGGTCCATGGTCCGTACTCCTTCTCGCGCGTCACACGGGTGAGGAGCCTCTTCCCTCACCCCGACCCTCTCCCAGAGGGAGAGGGGACGGCTTCGCTCACCTGCTTCAGCGTCTGCCGGTTTCAGCGTTTGCCTTCTACCCCTCCGGCTGCGGCTCGGCGAGCAGCGCTTCGATCTCGGTGCGGTACTGGCGCAAGAGCGAGCCCGTGTCCCCCACCGCGCTCTCGTGCTTCTTGCGCACCACGCCGCTGCGGTCGATGAGGTAGGCGGTCGGCAGGACGCCCAGCCCGAGCACCTGCTCGGCCACGCCCGCGTCCTTGCCCACCAGCACCGGCACGTTCACGTGGAACTCGTCGAGGAAGGGCTGGATGGCGCGTGGATCCTCGTCCACGTTGAACGCGTACACCTTGAGCCCGCGCTCGCCGTAGAGGCGCTGCAGCTCCGTGTACACGGGCAGCGTGTCGCGGCAGGGCATGCACCAGGTGGCCCACACGTCGAGCAGCACCACGCTGCCGCGCTCGCCCTCGAGCGACCACGGCTCCCCGCCCGGGAAGCGCTGCAAGTGGAGCTCGAGCGGGGTCCCCTTGCCCTTCTCCGCGGCTTCCACCGGCACAGGCTTCTTCTGCTCCGGCGAGTGGGCGCAGCTCGCCAGGGCGAGCAGCGCCGCCGCGGCGAGCGCCGCCCTCACTTCGCGCTCCCCGCGAAGCGTGCGCGCAGCGCCGGCAGCAGCTTGTCGATGAAGCCGCCGAAGCTGCCGTTGCTCATCACCAGCAGCACGTCGCCGGGCTTGGCCTCGCTCGCCGCGCGCTCCACCAACACGGGGACCTCGGTGGCGCCGTCCGCCGCGATGCCCTGGTCGCCGAGCGCCTGCACCAGCTTCGGCACGTTCAGCTCCTGGTCCAGGGGCACCTTGTCGTGGTGCTCGGGCACCTTGAGGCTCGCGCGCGCGGCGCCCGTGAAGGCGTGGGCGTAGTCCTCCTGGTGGATGTTGCGGCGGCTGGTGTTCGAGCGCGGCTCGAAGATGGCCCAGAGCCGGCGCTCGGGGTAGCGGTGGCGGATGGCCTGGATGGTCTCCCGCACGGCCGTGGGGTGGTGCGCGAAGTCGTCCACCACGAGCACGCCGCCCACCTCGCCGCGCACCTCCTGGCGCCGCTTCACGCCCTGGAAGCTCGCGAGCCCCTTGGCGATCTCCTCGAAGGAGAGGCCGAGGCCGCGCGCCGCCGCGATGACGCCCAGCGCGTTCTCCACGTTGTGCGCGCCGCTCATGGGCAGCTTCACCGTGCCCAGGGCCTTGCCCTTCTCCAGCACCTCGAAGCGCGCGCCCTCGGGGCCGAAGGAGACGCCGCGCGGCGTGTAGTCCGCCTGCGCGCCCTCCTTCGCCACGTAGGTGACCACCTCACTCTTCGCGGCCTTCGCGAGCGCCACCGCGTTCGGGTACGCGGCGCACACCGCGAGCCGGCCGCCCTGCGGCATCAGGCGCACGAACTTGTCGAAGGTGGCCTCGTAGTGCGGCAGGTCGCGGAAGATGTCCGCGTGGTCGTACTCCACGCTGGTGAGGATGGCGGTGCGCGGCCGGTAGTGCAGGAACTTGCTGCCCTTGTCCCAGTACGCGGTGTCGTACTCGTCGCCCTCGACGACGAAGTGCGCGCCCTTGCCCACGCGGTAGTTGCCCGCGTAGTTCTGGGTCACGCCGCCCACGAGGAAGGAGGGGTCCCTCCCCGCCTCCACCAGCACGTGCGCCATGAGGCTGCTCGTCGTGGTCTTGCCGTGCGTGCCGGCTACCACCACCGAGTGCGCGTGCTCGAGGAAGAGCGAGCCCAGGGCGGCCGGGAAGCTCATCTGCTTCAGCCCCCGCTCGCGCACCGCCGTGGCCTCCGGGTTCACCCGGCGGATGACGTTGCCGATGATGACCAGGTCCGGCTTCGCGCGGTCGAGGTTCTGCGGGCTGTAGGGCGTCATCACCGGGATGCCCCAGGTCTCCAGCATGGTGCTCATGGGCGGGTAGACGTTCTCGTCCGAGCCCGTCACCTCGTAGCCCGCCGCCTTGAGCATGCCGGCGAAGGAGCCCATGCCGGTGCCGCCCACGCCCACCAGGTGGATGCGGCGCACGCTCTTGGGGTCCAGGGTGTCCAGCACGTTGCCGTTGTCCTGCTGCTGCTGCGCTTGCTGCTCAGCCATGGTGTCCTTCGCTCTCCTGGATGAGGCCCAGTGCCTCCACGACGGCGTCGTGGAAGAGGGGGCGGAACTCGCGGATGCGGTTGTCCGTGCGGCCCTGCGCCACGCGGTTGGTGACCAGCGCCACCACGAGCGCGCGGCGCAGGTCCACCCAGAGACTGGTGCCGGTGAAGCCGAGGTGCCCCACCGCGCCGGGCGGCAGGTTGCCCAGGTGCTGGCCCGCGCTCGAGCCCTCCTTCGAGGGCGAGTCGAAGCCCATGCTGCGCGTGCTGCCGGGCACCTTCGTGTCCGTGGCGAGCGCGCGGTGCCACAGCGGGCCCGGCGCGAGGTGCCCAGCATTGGTGCAGTCCGCGAGCACCGCCTGGCCGAGCCGCGCCACGTCCACCGCCGTGCCGAAGAGGCCCGCGTGTCCCGCCACCCCGTCCATCACCCAGGCGTTGTCGTCGTCCACCTCGCCCGGGTGCGAGGCGGTGCTGGGGAGCGCCGGCCACAGGCCCTCCTGCCCGGGCGCGGGCTCGCGCGGGCGCGTGGCGCCAGTGGGCGCCGCGGCGCCGTCCGCCGGGAAGTCGCTCAGGCGCTGGAAGCGCGCAGAGAGGCCCAGGGGCTCGGCCACCTCGCGGCCGTAGAGGACGTCCAGGGGGGCGCCGCCCGCGCGCGCGAGGATCTCCCCCAGCAGGATGAAGCCCACGTCGCTGTACACCGCGCGGGTGCCGGGCGCTTGCGCGAGCGGAGTCGCGGCAGCGGCCTGGACCACGGACTCGCGGACCTCGGCGCGCAGGGTGCTCTTGCAATCCGGTTGCAGGAGCTCGGGGTGCTTCTGCAGGGCCTCCGCGAAGAAGGGCACGAAGGCGGGCAGCCCCGAGCGGTGGTAGAGCAGGTCCGCCACGGTGGCGCCTGCGTCGGCGACGGGGCTGCCGGGGAAGAAGCGCGAGAGCGGCGTCTCGGGGCCGAGCTTTCCCTGCGTCCACAGGCGCAGGAACAGCGGCGTGGTGCTCATCACCTTGGTGAGCGAGGCGAGGTCGAAGCGCGTCTCGCCCGTGGCCGCGCCCGCGACGCCGCCGTACACCTGCACGCCCGCGTGCAGCACCACCGCCTGGGCCGCGGGGAAGAGCCCCAGCTCCACGCCCTGGTCGAGCAGCTCCTGCAGCACCGAGAGCCGGCTCATCCCTGCACCGCCCCTTCGAGGAAGGTGAGGCGGCAGTCGCCCGCGTCCAGGCGCACGCGCGTGCCGAGGGCCACGGGCTGGTTGATCTCGGCGTGGCCGATGCGGAAGCCCGCCGCGCACGGCAGGCCCGTCTCTTCGGCCAGGGCGCGCAGCACGTCCTGGCTGTCGTAGCCCGCGTCCTTCTCCTCGCAGCCGTTGAAGTCGCCGAGCACGATGCCGGCCACCTGCGTGAAGACGCCCGCAAGCCGCAGGTGCGTCCACATCCGGTCGAGGCGGTAGGGGCGCTCGCCCACGTCCTCGAGCAGGAGCACGGTGCCCGCGAAGGACGGCAGGTAGGGGGTGCCCAGCAGGCGCGTGAGGACGGAGAGGTTTCCGCCCACGAGCGTTCCTTCCGCGCGGCCCGGGACGAGGGGGCGGGTGCCCTCGAGGGGGGGCGCAGGCTCGGGGGACTCGAGGAGCCGGAAGAGGCGCTCCACCACGTCCGCGGGCTGCTTGCCCAGCTGCGTGAGGACGGGGGCGTGGAGGCTCACGCGGCCGAGCGCCTGCTGCGCGAGGTGCAGCGCCGTGATGTCCGAGAAGCCCACCAGCGACGAGGGCGCCGCGTCCGCGAGCGGCAGTCCGGGCAGGAGGCGCATCGCACCGTAGCCCCCGCGCGCGCAGAAGATCGCGCGCGCCTCGCGGTCCAGGAGCGCCGCGCGCAGCTCCTCGCCGCGGCGCGCGTCATCGCCTGCGAGGTAGCGGTGGGCGGAGAAGAGATCCTCCCGGTGCCGCACCCGGAAGCGCGCGGAGAGCAGCGCGAGCCCCGCGTCGAAGCTCGGGCGGTCGAAGGGCCCCGCCGGAGCCACGACGTGCACGGCATCCTGTGGGCGCAGCGGGAGGGGTTTCTGCCAGGCGGACACGCCCTGCCTCATAGCACCTGGGGTGCGGGGCACCTCAGGCTTCGCGCACCGGGCCCGGGCTTTGGTCAGCGGGTGGGCAGGTCGTGGAGCGGACGGGCATCCGCCCTCTCGAGGACGGCGGCGAAGAAGCCGTCCGTGCCGTGGCGGTGCGGGAAGGTGGCGAGGAAGTCGCCCTGCAGGAGCGAGGAGTCGACTCCCGTGGGGCGGACGAGGTGGAAGTCTGGGTGCTCGGTGAGGAAGGAAGCGACCTGCGCCGCGTTCTCTGCCCCGTTCAGCGTGCAGGTCGCGTAGACGAGGCGGCCCCCGGGGCGCACGTGGCGGGCGGCGTCCCGCAGCAGCCCGGCCTGCACGGGCAGCCAGCGCGTGAGGGCGTCCTCGCCGAGGCGAAAGCGCAGGTCGGGCCCGCGCCGCAGCGTGCCCAGCTCCGAGCAGGGGGCATCCACCAGGACCCGGTCCACCTGGAGCTCGGGGCCGGGAGGGGCGCGGAGCAGCTCGAGCCGGCGCAGGCCTGCGCGGGCGGCGCGCTGCAGGAGCCGGTCGAGGCGGCCTGCGTCCGGGTCGTACGCGAGCAGGCGCCCCGTGTCCCCCATCGCCGCGCCCAGCTGCAGCGTCTTGCCGCCCGCGCCGGCGCACAGGTCCAGCACGCTATCTCCGGGCCGTGCCTCCATGAGGAGCCCGAGCAGCTGGCTGCCCTCGTCCTGGACCTCGAAAAGCCCCTCCTGCCCGGCTGCGATTCCGTAGAGGTTTGGGCGCGCGCCGCCCGGCCCCTGCACGTGCAGCGCGAGCGGGCTGTAGCGGCCCGGCGTCACCGTGAGTCCCTCCGCCTCGAGCCGGGCGGCGAGCGCGTCGCGCGTGGTGCGCAGGGTGTTCGTGCGCAGGGTGATGGGCGCCGGAACGTTGAGGTGGGCGCAGAGCGCGTCGGCCTCCTCGCCCAGCTCGCGCACGAGGTGCTCCGCGAGCCAGTCCGGCAGCGAGTGGCGCAGGGCGAGCGCCTCGGGCTCTTCGAGGCGGAGGGGCAAGGGCTCGGGGAGACCCGCGAGCCGGGCCGCCTCGGGCGCCGATACCCCGGCGAGGGCGTGGAGGAGGGCGAAGAGGTGCGCTGCCGCCGAGGGCTCCCCTCCCCTGAGGTGGAAGACGAGCCGGCGCCGCCACAGGCCCACGTTGAACACGGCCTCGACCAGGGCGCGGCGCTGCTCGGAGCCGAGGGCGCGGTGATCACGCAGAGTGCGATCCAGCACGCGCTCGGCGGCTGTCCCCCCCAGGACCCGGGCGATGGCCGCCCCGGCGACTTCTGCGAGTCCCGAGAGCGCCTCCCATGGCTGTGCACGCAATCGTGCGAGTGAATCGAACGGCGGAGTTGACAGGGCAGGCACGGTTCCCTAAATAGCGCGTCGCCGCAGCGCACCGCGGAGAGTCACATTCCCCGATAGCTCAGCTGGTAGAGCGGGTGACTGTTAATCACCATGTCCGTGGTTCGAGTCCACGTCGGGGAGCACGAATAGCTTCGGAATGACGGGCGGTCGGGAGCAATCCCGACCGCCCGTTGCCGTTGCGGGCCTCTGCCGGTCCCGGCCCAGCGCCGTGCATGCTCACGCGGGTGAGCGCGAGGCTGCGGCGGGTTCGTCAGAATCGGTCCACGTCCTGGATGGCCTGCACGAAGGCGCCCGGCGCCTCCTGCGGCAGGTTGTGGCCCACGCCGCCCTTGATCACCCGGTGCGCGTACTTGCCGACGAACTTCGCCGCGTAGGCGCTCGCGGGCGGATGCGGCGCTCCGTTGGCGTCCCCCTCGAGCGTGATGGTCGGGACCGTGATGGCCGGCTGGAGCGCCAGCTTCTGCTCCAGGGCGTCGTACTGCGGCTCTCCCTTTGCGAGGCCGAGCCGCCAGCGATAGTTGTGGATGACGATGTCGACGTGGTCGGGGTTGTCGAGCGCGCGGGCGCTCGCATCGAAGGTCGCGTCACTGAAGCGCCACTGCGGGGAGGCCGTGCTCCAGATGAGGCGCGCGAACTCGCGGCGGTACTTCTCGTACCCCGCGCGGCCCCGCTCCGTGGCGAAGTAGTACTGGTACCACCACTGGTGCTCGGCCTCGGGGAGGAGCGGGACGCCGGCCTGGGCCGGGTTCCCGATGAGATAGCCGCTCACCGACACCATGGCCTTGCACCGCTCCGGCCACAGCGCGGCCACGATGTTGGCCGTGCGCGCGCCCCAGTCGACGCCGCCGACGACAGCCCGCTCGATCCCGAGTGCATCCAGCAGAGCGATGGCGTCGCGCCCGAGCGCCGACTGCTGACCGTTGCGCAGGGCATCGCTCGCGCGGAACCGGGTCGAGCCATAGCCGCGAAGATACGGGACGAGCACGCGAAACCCCGCCGCTGCGAGCCTCGGTGCGACCTCCGCGTAGGTGTGCACGTCGTACGGCCACCCGTGGAGCAGCAGGACCGCCGGCCCCCTGGCGGGCCCGGCCTCGACGTAGCCGATGTCGAGGGCGCCGGCCTCGACCTGCTTCAGCGTGCCGAAAGCCGGGCGCGTGCCTTCCGCCCCCTTCGGGTCGAGGGCTTTGGTCGCGGCTTCGGCCGCGGTGCTGAGCCACGGGACGGCCAGCACCGTGGCGGCGGTGCCGAGGAGCCGGCGGCGGTCCGGATCGATGTCGTCTGGAGAGCGGCGCATGACGGGTCGCTAGCGCCCGAGCGCCCCGGGCAACATCGGACCCGAGGGCGGGGCCCAGCTCGCCCCGCCTTCGGCACACCCAGGGCTGCGCAGCGCGCCAACGGTGGCGGCAGACCATGTTCCGGGGGAACGCTCACTCCCCCGCTCGCCGCCTGCGCACTAGTGCAGCGGACGGGGCCCCTCCCGCGGGCCCTGCGGGAAGGGCTCGCGCGCGAGCTCCCGCATCGGCGAGGGTCCCTTCAGCATCCGCTCCGGGTGCGTACCCGCCGGGTCGATCTCCTCCCGCGGGTAGGCCAGGGCCGTCGCGAGCTGGCCCACCACGCCGTCCCACTCCGAGCGCAGCGCGACGTAGTGGCGGGCCCCCGCCTCCTCGTCCTCGGCGGTCCGGATGCCGGCCTGCTGCAGCCGCTGGAGCGCGGCGCTGTAGCGCCGGCGCCAGCGCTCCTTCACCTCCGCGCTCGGCGGCTCCGGGTGGGCCGCGCCCCTCGACATGAAGGTCTCGGCCAGGGAGCCGCTCGCGAGCCTCGACGCCTCCCACAGCTCCGCCACCGCGCCCGACTCCTGCAGCCAGCCATACTCCTGCTCGTCCAGCGCACTGCGGATGAGCGACACGGCATCCAGGCTCACCGTGCAGATGGAGGACACCGCGTAGTACGGCACGGTGAAGCGGAAGTAGAAGAGCACCGGGTAGAAGTGGTGGATCTCCTTCATCGCGGCGACCGAAGCCGCCAGCTCCGACAGGTTGGAGTAGCCGCCCTGGAACTGCCCCTTCGGACCGAGCCGGGCCACGAGCTCCGCGGCGTCCTCGCGCTGCGCGGAGAAGAGGTAGAGGCGCAGCCCGAGCGCATTGCGTTCCTTGAGCGCGGAGTAGACCTGCATCAGGTACGTGAGGGTGAGCGAGACCACCGACAGGCCCGCCAGCGAGTTGAACAGGAAGAAGAGCTTGAAGGCCCCCGTCTGCGGGGAGAAGTTGCTGCCCCCCACGATGGAGACGCTGTTGCCGCCCACGTACATGGCGGTGATGAAGTCGGTCGGGGTCGGTCCGCTGCTGGCGCGCACCGCCGTGCCGAGCACCGGGTGGATGACCAGCGCCGTTGCGAGCGTCAGTCCCAGGGCCCACGTCGCCACCAGCACCCCAAGGACGGCCGGCCCGCAGAAGGACATGGCGACGCGGCGGTGCCTGCCCAGCGGCCGCGACGCCGCGCGGAAGAGCCGCCAGACCCCGTGTGAGATCCGCGGCGCCAGGATGCCCGTGCCCAGCCGCGCGTAGAGCACGGTGAGGAACACGTCCAGCAGCACGACCGCGAGAAGGAGGAAGCCACTTGTCTGTTCCAGCCAGCGGGGCATGTGCGTTCTCCTTCAGAGGCAGCGCTCGAGGATGTCCAGGCCCTCGTGCACGGTCTGCCTGGAGATGGTGAGCGCGGGGAAGAGAGTGAGGGTGTCGTCGTCGATGCTCAGGAGGAGCCCCGCCTTGCGGCAGCGCTCGGCGAGCGCACCGGCGGAGGCCCCATTCTCGAACTGCAGGCCGATGGCGAGGCCGGTGACGCGGATGTCCACGGGGGAGCCGAAGTCCATCGGGTGGAGCCGGGAGCGGAAGTCCTCGCTGCGCTCCGCCACGTTCTTCAGCAACTGCGTCTGGTGCTCGCGCAGGTACGCGAGGGTGGCGAGCGCTGCCTCCACGCTGAGCGGGTGCCAGCCGTACGTGGAATAGACGTTGACCTTTCCCTCGGCCGCCCGGGCCACCCGCTCGGTGGCGACGGTGGCGCCGATGCCCGCGTGCCCGCCCGTGAGGGCCTTGCCCAGCGTGAGGATGTCCGGCGCGAGGCCGAAGAGCTCGGAGGCAAAGAGGCGGCCCGTGCGTCCGAAGCCCGTGGCCACCTCATCGAGGATGAGCAGCGTCCCGTAGCGGCGGCACAGGCGCTGGACGCCGCGCATGAACTGCGCGTCGGGGACGAGCGCCCCCAGGTTGCAGATGATGGGCTCCATGATGAAGGCGGCCACGTCCCGCTTGCGCAGCAGCCGCTCCACCCGGTCCACCGCGTTGGCGTCCAGGGGGGGCTTCAGCTTCAGGCAGCCGCGCAGGAGGTTGGGCAGGTGCTCCCGGTACTCGGAGGCGCCCACGCTCATCGTGCCCAGCGAGTTGCCGTGGTAGCTGTCCTCGATGGACACGAACTTCGAGCGGCCGGTGGAGGCCATGGCCAGCTGGAGGGCAATCTCCACCGCCTCGGTTCCACCGGTGGCCCGATAGCTGCGCTGCAGGCGGCCCGGGGTGAGGTCCGCCAGCTGTTTCGCGAGCTCCGTCCACGGCCCATACAGGTACGAGGGGTGGACGTAGTCGGGGCCGTCGAAGCGGCGCAGGCGTGCGCGGATTTCCCGCACGTCCCAGCCGAGGTTGCCCACGCACCACCCCGCGGTGAAGTCCACGTAGCGGCGCCCGTCCGCCCCCTCCACGTAGCTGCCCCGGGCGCCGACGAGCTGCACGTCGCGCGGTGGGGAGTCGCGGCCCATGTACCGCCCGTCCGCGCGCTTCACGCTCGTGCTTGCCCTCGAGGACCCTCGCCGCGGTGCCGTCATGGGACTCCCGTGCGCTTCGGTCAGGCGGCCGGCTGCAGGACGACCTTGGTCCAGCCGTTGTCGCGCTTGTCGAAGTGCTGGTAGCCGTCCGCTGCCTTGTCGAGCGGGAGCGTGTGCGAGACGATCCACGAGGGCTTCGCCTTGCCCACGTGGATGAGCTCGCGCAGCTGGCGGTTGTAGGCCTTCACGTTGCACTGGCCGGTCGCCACGCGCTGCCCCTTGAACCAGAGCATGCCCCAGTCGAAGGCGATCTCACCATTCTTGGCCAGGGGGTTCGGGCCGCCGGGGTCCTGGGGGACGTAGACGCCCACCACGCCGATGCCGCCGGTGAACTTCACCGACTTCACCAGGTTGTTCATCGTCATGTTGGGGTGCTCCTTGCCCTGCGGGTCGTGCGCCTGGTAGCCCACGCACTCGCAGCCGCGGTCGGCGCCCTTGCCGTTGGTGAGCTCCATCACCCGCTCGACGGGGTCCACCTTCGAGTCGTCGATGGGGATGGCGCCGATCTTCTTGGCGAGT
This Aggregicoccus sp. 17bor-14 DNA region includes the following protein-coding sequences:
- a CDS encoding potassium channel family protein, with the protein product MPRWLEQTSGFLLLAVVLLDVFLTVLYARLGTGILAPRISHGVWRLFRAASRPLGRHRRVAMSFCGPAVLGVLVATWALGLTLATALVIHPVLGTAVRASSGPTPTDFITAMYVGGNSVSIVGGSNFSPQTGAFKLFFLFNSLAGLSVVSLTLTYLMQVYSALKERNALGLRLYLFSAQREDAAELVARLGPKGQFQGGYSNLSELAASVAAMKEIHHFYPVLFYFRFTVPYYAVSSICTVSLDAVSLIRSALDEQEYGWLQESGAVAELWEASRLASGSLAETFMSRGAAHPEPPSAEVKERWRRRYSAALQRLQQAGIRTAEDEEAGARHYVALRSEWDGVVGQLATALAYPREEIDPAGTHPERMLKGPSPMRELAREPFPQGPREGPRPLH
- a CDS encoding serine hydrolase translates to MSRLSVLQELLDQGVELGLFPAAQAVVLHAGVQVYGGVAGAATGETRFDLASLTKVMSTTPLFLRLWTQGKLGPETPLSRFFPGSPVADAGATVADLLYHRSGLPAFVPFFAEALQKHPELLQPDCKSTLRAEVRESVVQAAAATPLAQAPGTRAVYSDVGFILLGEILARAGGAPLDVLYGREVAEPLGLSARFQRLSDFPADGAAAPTGATRPREPAPGQEGLWPALPSTASHPGEVDDDNAWVMDGVAGHAGLFGTAVDVARLGQAVLADCTNAGHLAPGPLWHRALATDTKVPGSTRSMGFDSPSKEGSSAGQHLGNLPPGAVGHLGFTGTSLWVDLRRALVVALVTNRVAQGRTDNRIREFRPLFHDAVVEALGLIQESEGHHG
- a CDS encoding LD-carboxypeptidase produces the protein MRQGVSAWQKPLPLRPQDAVHVVAPAGPFDRPSFDAGLALLSARFRVRHREDLFSAHRYLAGDDARRGEELRAALLDREARAIFCARGGYGAMRLLPGLPLADAAPSSLVGFSDITALHLAQQALGRVSLHAPVLTQLGKQPADVVERLFRLLESPEPAPPLEGTRPLVPGRAEGTLVGGNLSVLTRLLGTPYLPSFAGTVLLLEDVGERPYRLDRMWTHLRLAGVFTQVAGIVLGDFNGCEEKDAGYDSQDVLRALAEETGLPCAAGFRIGHAEINQPVALGTRVRLDAGDCRLTFLEGAVQG
- the mpl gene encoding UDP-N-acetylmuramate:L-alanyl-gamma-D-glutamyl-meso-diaminopimelate ligase, translated to MAEQQAQQQQDNGNVLDTLDPKSVRRIHLVGVGGTGMGSFAGMLKAAGYEVTGSDENVYPPMSTMLETWGIPVMTPYSPQNLDRAKPDLVIIGNVIRRVNPEATAVRERGLKQMSFPAALGSLFLEHAHSVVVAGTHGKTTTSSLMAHVLVEAGRDPSFLVGGVTQNYAGNYRVGKGAHFVVEGDEYDTAYWDKGSKFLHYRPRTAILTSVEYDHADIFRDLPHYEATFDKFVRLMPQGGRLAVCAAYPNAVALAKAAKSEVVTYVAKEGAQADYTPRGVSFGPEGARFEVLEKGKALGTVKLPMSGAHNVENALGVIAAARGLGLSFEEIAKGLASFQGVKRRQEVRGEVGGVLVVDDFAHHPTAVRETIQAIRHRYPERRLWAIFEPRSNTSRRNIHQEDYAHAFTGAARASLKVPEHHDKVPLDQELNVPKLVQALGDQGIAADGATEVPVLVERAASEAKPGDVLLVMSNGSFGGFIDKLLPALRARFAGSAK
- a CDS encoding TlpA disulfide reductase family protein, giving the protein MRAALAAAALLALASCAHSPEQKKPVPVEAAEKGKGTPLELHLQRFPGGEPWSLEGERGSVVLLDVWATWCMPCRDTLPVYTELQRLYGERGLKVYAFNVDEDPRAIQPFLDEFHVNVPVLVGKDAGVAEQVLGLGVLPTAYLIDRSGVVRKKHESAVGDTGSLLRQYRTEIEALLAEPQPEG
- a CDS encoding alpha/beta fold hydrolase — encoded protein: MRRSPDDIDPDRRRLLGTAATVLAVPWLSTAAEAATKALDPKGAEGTRPAFGTLKQVEAGALDIGYVEAGPARGPAVLLLHGWPYDVHTYAEVAPRLAAAGFRVLVPYLRGYGSTRFRASDALRNGQQSALGRDAIALLDALGIERAVVGGVDWGARTANIVAALWPERCKAMVSVSGYLIGNPAQAGVPLLPEAEHQWWYQYYFATERGRAGYEKYRREFARLIWSTASPQWRFSDATFDASARALDNPDHVDIVIHNYRWRLGLAKGEPQYDALEQKLALQPAITVPTITLEGDANGAPHPPASAYAAKFVGKYAHRVIKGGVGHNLPQEAPGAFVQAIQDVDRF
- a CDS encoding aspartate aminotransferase family protein; amino-acid sequence: MGRDSPPRDVQLVGARGSYVEGADGRRYVDFTAGWCVGNLGWDVREIRARLRRFDGPDYVHPSYLYGPWTELAKQLADLTPGRLQRSYRATGGTEAVEIALQLAMASTGRSKFVSIEDSYHGNSLGTMSVGASEYREHLPNLLRGCLKLKPPLDANAVDRVERLLRKRDVAAFIMEPIICNLGALVPDAQFMRGVQRLCRRYGTLLILDEVATGFGRTGRLFASELFGLAPDILTLGKALTGGHAGIGATVATERVARAAEGKVNVYSTYGWHPLSVEAALATLAYLREHQTQLLKNVAERSEDFRSRLHPMDFGSPVDIRVTGLAIGLQFENGASAGALAERCRKAGLLLSIDDDTLTLFPALTISRQTVHEGLDILERCL
- a CDS encoding RsmB/NOP family class I SAM-dependent RNA methyltransferase; this translates as MDRTLRDHRALGSEQRRALVEAVFNVGLWRRRLVFHLRGGEPSAAAHLFALLHALAGVSAPEAARLAGLPEPLPLRLEEPEALALRHSLPDWLAEHLVRELGEEADALCAHLNVPAPITLRTNTLRTTRDALAARLEAEGLTVTPGRYSPLALHVQGPGGARPNLYGIAAGQEGLFEVQDEGSQLLGLLMEARPGDSVLDLCAGAGGKTLQLGAAMGDTGRLLAYDPDAGRLDRLLQRAARAGLRRLELLRAPPGPELQVDRVLVDAPCSELGTLRRGPDLRFRLGEDALTRWLPVQAGLLRDAARHVRPGGRLVYATCTLNGAENAAQVASFLTEHPDFHLVRPTGVDSSLLQGDFLATFPHRHGTDGFFAAVLERADARPLHDLPTR